TGGTGGAAGGTGTCGAGGCACCAGGCCAGCTGCCACACGACGTGGTGGCGTTGCTCGGTGGCGGCGGTGTGCTGGGCCGCCAGGAGGCACGCGTGTTCGGCGTCGAACCACGCCAGCGCCGCCGCCTCGTCGGGCAGGGGGTGTGGTTGCGCGCAGGACGGGGGCAGCCGGAGGGGTGGCCGGTGGGGGTGCAGCAGCCGGTCGGCGGCGTGGGCGGTGCGCAGGTGGAAGTCGACCACGCGGCGCAGCGCTTCCCGGCGGTCGGAGTTCGGGAGGCGGTCGGCGGCGTCGGCGGCGTAGCGGCGGATCAGGTCGTGCATCCGGTAGCGCCCGGTGGGCGTCCGCTCGACCAGCGAGACCTGCTCCAGCGCGCGCAGGGCGCTCCGGACCCGGGAGCGGGGCAGACCGGCGAGCGCGGTGGCGGCCAGCAGGTCGGTGTCGGGGCCGGGTGCGGTGCCGAGCAGGCTGAACAGCTCGTCCTGCTCGACCGTCAGCGCCCGGCGTGACCAGGACAGGACCGCGGGCAGGCTCGCCATCGGGTCCCGCTCGTCCAGCACGTCGAACGCGCTGTCGTGCAGCTGGTCCACCAGCGAGGCCAGCGGCAGCCCCGGCTGGGCGTGGGCGTGACCGGCGATGACGGTGAGCGCCAGCGGGAACCCGCCGCACAGCCGCACCAGCTCGACGACGGCGGCCGGTTCCGCGTCGACCTGGGCGCGGCCCAGGCGCCCGACCAGGAGGTGGCGGGACTCGGCGCCGGTCAGCGGGCCGAGTACGAACTGCCGGGCGCCGAACCCGGCGACCAGGCCCGGCAGCCGGGCGCGGCTGGTGATCACGACCGCGCACGAGTCGTCACCGGGCAGCAGCGGCACGACCTGGGCCGCGTCGGCGGCGTTGTCGAGCACCAGCAGTGCCCGCCTTCCCGCGAGCAGGCTGCGCAACAGCGCCGTGCGCGCGTGCTGGTCGACGGGCATGCGGGTGGGCTCGACGCCGAGGGCGCCCAGGAAGCCGCGCAGCACCGCCGCGGGTTCCAGCGGCGGCCCGTCCGGGCTGAACCCGCGCAGGTCGACGTACAACTGCCCGTCGGGGAAGCGGTCCCGGTGGCGGTGCGCCCACAGCAGCGCCAGCGACGTCTTGCCGATTCCGCCCGCACCCGCCACCGCCGAGATCACCGCGGCCTTGCGCACCCCGCCGCCCAGCGCGGCGTCCAACGCCCCCAGCTCGGGGCCGCGCCCCACGAACACCGGTGGTGCGGCGGGCAGCTGCGCGACGCCGACCTCCCGCCCGCCCGCGCGGGGACCGCGGTCGAGCACCGCCGCGTGCAGCCGGCGCAGTTCCGCGCCCGGTGAGAGCCCCAGTTCCCGGTCCAGCACCCGCCTGGCGTCCGCGTACACCTCCAGCGCCTCCGCGGAGCGCCCCATCCGGTGCAGCGCCGTCATCAGCAGGGCGCGCAGGTCCTCCCGGAAGGGGTGCTCGACGACCGCCTCCCGCGCCACGGCCGCCGCCTCGTCGTGGCGCTCCAGCGCCAGCAGCGCCCGCACGAGGTGCGCCCGGGCGGTCAGCCGGCGCTCGCCGAGCCTGGCCCGCACCGCGTCGACGTCCGGGCCGTCCAGCCCGGCGAACGGCTCGCCGCGCCACAGGGCCAGGGCCGCCGCGAGGTGCCGGGCCGCGTCGGCGGGTTCCCCGTCCGCGAGGGCGCCCGCGCCGCGCGAGACCGCGTCCTCGAAGCCGAAGACGTCCAGCTCGTCCCGGTTCACCCGGATGGTGTACTCGCTCCGGCCGCCGACGATCCGCCCCGGGTCGGCGACCAGGCGTCTCAAATCCGACACGTAGGTCTTGACGTTGCCGGGCGCGGAGCGCGGGGGCGTGGCGCCCCACAGCTCGTCGACGATGCGGGCGGTGCGCACCGGTTCGTTGGCGTGCAGCAGCAACAACGACAGCAGCAGGCGCGGTTTGCGCGCGGCCAGCGGCGTCCGCGCGCCGTCGGGCCGGACCACGTGCGCACTGCCCAGGACCTCGAACAACATGGTCGTGCTCCCCCACCGAGGCAGTTCCCCCCACCGCCGGTACCGCCAAGGTAGCGCAGCGCGACGCCCGCTGAACCCTGGCTGAACCACCGCGCGGCACGCTTCGCCCGCACCACGGCCGAACCCCGATCCCAGAGAGGCGCCACCATGCCCGGAAGAAGTGCCCCGCCCGCACAGAACGCGTCCGGAAGAAGACCGTCACCGGTCCGCGGGTTCCTCACGGGGCTGCGGACCAGGGCGGCGCTCGTCGCGTTCGCGGTCCTGCTCAGCGGGGTGGCGACCACCACCACCCGCGCCACCCCCGCCCTCGCCGATGCGTCCTGCTCGGGCAGCGTCTCGGTCTACGGCGTCCTGGCCGACGGCAGGCTGACCTACACCGCCGTCGACCCGGACAACGGCAACATCCAGCGCGTCGTCGTCTCCACCAGGACGCTCGGCTTCACGCCCAGGGCGATGGCGACGCTGAACTTCAACACCGTGCTCGTCACCTCCACCGCCGGTGTCCTCTACCGGGTCGACGTCATCACCAACAGCAGCAGCCTGGGGTTCAACGCGCCGGTCGAGGTCGAGCGCGGCTGGACCCACGACCTGCTGGCCTACGACGGTCACGGCCACCTGTACGGCACGACCTCGGGCGGCGCGCTGCTGCAGTACCTGGTGTCGCGGGACAAGCCGGGAGAGGCGCAGATCGGGCAACGCCTGGAGATCGGCAGCGGCGGGTTCGTCCTCAAGACCCTCACCGCCGCCGGGGACGACCGGCTCGTCGCCACCGCGGCGGACGGGCAGCTGATCGCCTACGCCGTCTCCTCCACGGGCGGCTACACGCGCGCCCAGCTCGACGACCGCGGGTGGCAGAGCTTCGAGAACCTCGTTTCGCCCGGCGGGGGCCTGTACTACGGCAAGAACCCCGACGGGGCCATGTACTGGTACGAGGACGCCAACCCCACCGACGGCTCCGGCGCGGACATCGCCTACCACCTCGACGACCCGGTCGCCTCGCGCGGCTGGACCCAGATTCTGCTCTCGGCCGATCCGGGCACCTGCGCCTACACCCCGCCGGCGAACCCGCTGCGCGGCAGGATCGCCACGCTGGCCACCGGCGAGGTCGGCACCGGCGAGGCGAGCTGCGACAAGTACCACTCTTCCTGCGACCAGGGCGCGATCGACTGGTGCGCGATGTTCGCCACCTGGACCTGGGCCGCCGCCGGGGTCTCGAACGTGCCGCGCGGCACCTTCGTCGCCCGCGCCCTCGGCAGGTGGGGGGTCGAGCACGGCCTGTTCAAGTCCCGGACCAACAGCACCCACGGCAGCCCCAAGCCCGGTGACTGGGCCATCTACGGCGCGCCGGACGGCACCACCGGCGGCCACGTCGACGTGGTGACCGCGGTGCACCCGGATGGAACGCTCACCGTGGTCGGCGGCAACGTCAGCGACCGGGTGACCCGGCGCGTCATCGACCCCGACACCGCCCGCTCCGGCGCGGACAACGTGCTCATCTCCGGTTACGTCTCGCCGCCCGGCGCCTGAACACCGCCGCCCAGCCCAGGAGCCCCGATGCGCTTCACCCTGAGAACGTCGGCCGCCGTGCTGACCGTGCTGACCCTGTTGACCACCGGGAGCACCACCTCCCACGCGACCGCTTCGTCCGATCCCGCGGCCGAAGCCGCCCGGACCAGGGCGCTGGCCGCCTACCCCACCGTCCCCTGCGTCAGCGGTGGCCCCACCGCGGCGGACGCCGCCGCCGCGACCCGGCTCAACGGCGTCCTGACCGGGTCCCTGCAAGGCGCCATGACCGCCTACCGGGTCTCCTGCGCCCGCGCGGTCGTCAACGCCGTGCAGCGGCGCGGCCTCGACGAACGGGCGGCGGTCATCGCGATCACCACCACCATCGTCGAGTCCACGATCATG
This region of Saccharothrix longispora genomic DNA includes:
- a CDS encoding AfsR/SARP family transcriptional regulator; this translates as MLFEVLGSAHVVRPDGARTPLAARKPRLLLSLLLLHANEPVRTARIVDELWGATPPRSAPGNVKTYVSDLRRLVADPGRIVGGRSEYTIRVNRDELDVFGFEDAVSRGAGALADGEPADAARHLAAALALWRGEPFAGLDGPDVDAVRARLGERRLTARAHLVRALLALERHDEAAAVAREAVVEHPFREDLRALLMTALHRMGRSAEALEVYADARRVLDRELGLSPGAELRRLHAAVLDRGPRAGGREVGVAQLPAAPPVFVGRGPELGALDAALGGGVRKAAVISAVAGAGGIGKTSLALLWAHRHRDRFPDGQLYVDLRGFSPDGPPLEPAAVLRGFLGALGVEPTRMPVDQHARTALLRSLLAGRRALLVLDNAADAAQVVPLLPGDDSCAVVITSRARLPGLVAGFGARQFVLGPLTGAESRHLLVGRLGRAQVDAEPAAVVELVRLCGGFPLALTVIAGHAHAQPGLPLASLVDQLHDSAFDVLDERDPMASLPAVLSWSRRALTVEQDELFSLLGTAPGPDTDLLAATALAGLPRSRVRSALRALEQVSLVERTPTGRYRMHDLIRRYAADAADRLPNSDRREALRRVVDFHLRTAHAADRLLHPHRPPLRLPPSCAQPHPLPDEAAALAWFDAEHACLLAAQHTAATEQRHHVVWQLAWCLDTFHHRRGLLQDQVLTWSAGLAAAEHLDDTAVRARAHRSLGRAHSALRRHDLAVAHLDRALAAAEALDDRPGRAHTHFALANARDLWEEHEPALHHAHRCLDLYRELGNTVWTARALNLVGWCAARAGDHATAREHCRAALALYENQDDPDGRAATLDSLGYIAHRVGRHHESVERYQQALALRHRIGDTFQEAQSLEGVGHPHAALGRHDRARAAWRAALRVYRDSGLTEDAARVRRWLDGLGCRT
- a CDS encoding tachylectin-related carbohydrate-binding protein — protein: MPGRSAPPAQNASGRRPSPVRGFLTGLRTRAALVAFAVLLSGVATTTTRATPALADASCSGSVSVYGVLADGRLTYTAVDPDNGNIQRVVVSTRTLGFTPRAMATLNFNTVLVTSTAGVLYRVDVITNSSSLGFNAPVEVERGWTHDLLAYDGHGHLYGTTSGGALLQYLVSRDKPGEAQIGQRLEIGSGGFVLKTLTAAGDDRLVATAADGQLIAYAVSSTGGYTRAQLDDRGWQSFENLVSPGGGLYYGKNPDGAMYWYEDANPTDGSGADIAYHLDDPVASRGWTQILLSADPGTCAYTPPANPLRGRIATLATGEVGTGEASCDKYHSSCDQGAIDWCAMFATWTWAAAGVSNVPRGTFVARALGRWGVEHGLFKSRTNSTHGSPKPGDWAIYGAPDGTTGGHVDVVTAVHPDGTLTVVGGNVSDRVTRRVIDPDTARSGADNVLISGYVSPPGA